The Streptomyces sp. NBC_00691 genome has a segment encoding these proteins:
- a CDS encoding HelD family protein — MSVPVSDDPLARERAHLTSSRAALRAMREDVEALDIKDVTANWVNAVVLGRQIEDRIKALADLSHTPLFFGRLDYLHTTQEGQRFYIGRRHVHDADGDPMVIDWRAPVSQPYYQASKKDPQDVGLRRRFGYTGGELTAYEDEHLSDPEELERTSRLLQAEIERPRVGPMRDIVATIQPEQDGIVRSGLSGTVCVQGGPGTGKTAVGLHRVAYLLYAHRERLARTGTLVIGPNRSFLHYIEQVLPALGELEVKQATVDDLVGGQVEVRGTDEAAAAVLKGDARMAELLRRAVRSHVALPKEPLMVVRGSRRWRVPAYELEEIVRELTDRDIRYGAAREALPQRIAHAVLVRMEEAGEAPDDRVQNAVARTTAVKAVVKECWPLVEPAKLVLRLLGDAEFLAEHAEGLFTEDEQKLLLWAKPARSVKTAKWSAADAVLVDEARDLVERTHSLGHVVLDEAQDLSPMQYRAVGRRCTTGSATVLGDLAQGTTPWATASWAEALGHLGKPEAVVEELTAGFRVPREVIAYASRLLPHMSPGLAAVESVRENPGSLDVRHTDALDRDAVAACVEALAHEGSIGLIAADARIAPLAEALTAAGLTYLSPGEETTAESRLTLVPASLAKGLEYDYVVLDEPAAVVDGEPDERTGLRRLYVALTRAVSGLTILHSAPIPPQLEEA; from the coding sequence GTGTCCGTTCCCGTGTCCGACGATCCCCTCGCGCGCGAGCGTGCCCATCTGACCTCCTCCCGCGCCGCCCTGCGGGCGATGCGCGAGGACGTGGAGGCGCTCGACATCAAGGACGTCACCGCGAACTGGGTCAACGCGGTGGTGCTGGGACGGCAGATCGAGGACCGCATCAAGGCGCTCGCCGACCTGTCCCACACCCCGCTGTTCTTCGGGCGGCTCGACTATCTGCACACCACGCAGGAGGGGCAGCGCTTCTACATCGGGCGGCGGCACGTGCACGACGCCGACGGGGACCCGATGGTGATCGACTGGCGTGCGCCGGTCTCCCAGCCGTACTACCAGGCGTCGAAGAAGGACCCGCAGGACGTCGGGCTGCGCCGGCGCTTCGGCTACACGGGCGGCGAGCTCACCGCGTACGAGGACGAACACCTCTCCGACCCCGAGGAGCTGGAGCGGACCAGCAGGCTGCTCCAGGCGGAGATCGAGCGGCCCCGCGTCGGCCCCATGCGGGACATCGTCGCCACGATCCAGCCCGAGCAGGACGGGATCGTCCGGTCCGGCCTCTCCGGGACGGTGTGCGTGCAGGGAGGGCCCGGAACGGGCAAGACCGCCGTCGGTCTGCACCGTGTCGCCTATCTGCTGTACGCGCACCGCGAGCGGCTGGCCCGGACCGGGACGCTGGTCATCGGACCCAACCGGTCCTTCCTGCACTACATCGAGCAGGTCCTGCCCGCTCTGGGCGAGTTGGAGGTGAAGCAGGCCACCGTCGACGATCTCGTCGGCGGCCAGGTCGAGGTGCGGGGCACGGACGAGGCCGCCGCAGCCGTCCTCAAGGGCGACGCCCGCATGGCGGAGCTGCTGCGGCGGGCGGTGCGCTCGCATGTGGCACTGCCCAAGGAGCCCCTCATGGTGGTGCGCGGGTCCCGCCGCTGGCGGGTGCCCGCGTACGAACTGGAGGAGATCGTCCGCGAGTTGACGGACCGCGACATCCGGTACGGGGCCGCCCGCGAGGCACTGCCGCAGCGCATCGCGCACGCTGTCCTGGTGCGGATGGAGGAAGCCGGCGAGGCGCCCGACGACCGGGTGCAGAACGCCGTCGCGCGCACCACGGCCGTGAAGGCCGTCGTGAAGGAGTGCTGGCCGCTGGTGGAGCCCGCGAAGCTGGTGCTCCGGCTGCTCGGCGACGCGGAGTTCCTCGCGGAGCACGCCGAGGGGCTGTTCACCGAGGACGAGCAGAAGCTGCTGCTCTGGGCGAAGCCCGCCCGGAGCGTGAAGACGGCGAAGTGGTCGGCGGCGGACGCCGTCCTCGTCGACGAGGCGCGGGACCTGGTCGAGCGGACGCACTCGCTCGGCCACGTCGTCCTCGACGAGGCGCAGGACCTGTCCCCGATGCAGTACCGGGCGGTGGGCCGACGCTGCACGACCGGCTCGGCGACCGTCCTCGGCGACCTCGCGCAGGGCACGACGCCGTGGGCGACGGCGAGCTGGGCGGAGGCGCTCGGGCACCTGGGGAAGCCGGAGGCGGTGGTGGAGGAGCTGACCGCCGGTTTCCGTGTGCCGCGTGAGGTCATCGCGTACGCCTCGCGGCTCCTTCCGCACATGTCGCCGGGGCTCGCGGCCGTGGAGTCGGTGCGTGAGAATCCCGGGTCGCTGGACGTACGGCACACGGACGCGCTCGACCGGGACGCCGTCGCGGCCTGTGTCGAGGCGCTGGCCCACGAGGGCTCCATCGGGCTGATCGCCGCCGACGCGCGGATCGCCCCCCTCGCGGAGGCGCTGACGGCCGCCGGGCTCACGTACCTCTCGCCCGGTGAGGAGACCACGGCCGAGTCCCGGCTGACGCTTGTCCCCGCCTCGCTCGCGAAGGGGCTGGAGTACGACTACGTGGTCCTGGACGAGCCCGCGGCCGTCGTCGACGGAGAGCCGGACGAGCGGACCGGTCTGCGGCGGCTGTACGTGGCGCTGACCCGTGCCGTGTCCGGGCTGACCATCCTCCACTCGGCCCCGATCCCGCCGCAGTTGGAAGAGGCGTGA
- a CDS encoding DNA repair helicase XPB, producing the protein MNGPLIVQSDKTLLLEVDHELADACRRAIAPFAELERAPEHIHTYRLTPLGLWNARAAGHDAEQVVDALVEYSRYPVPHALLVDIAETMARYGRLTLSKHPTHGLVLTSTDRPVLEEILRSRKVQPLVGERIDPDTVVVHPSERGQIKQTLLKLGWPAEDLAGYVDGEAHRIDLAEDGWALRPYQRQAVEGFWHGGSGVVVLPCGAGKTLVGAGAMAQAKATTLILVTNTVSARQWKHELVKRTSLTEDEIGEYSGTKKEIRPVTIATYQVLTTKRKGIYPHLELFDSRDWGLIVYDEVHLLPAPVFKFTADLQARRRLGLTATLVREDGRESDVFSLIGPKRFDAPWKEIEAQGYIAPADCVEVRVNLTDSERLAYATAEAEEKYRFCATTATKRKVTEALVKKFEGQQILVIGQYIDQLDELGEHLDAPVIKGETPNAQREKLFDAFRTGEISVLVVSKVANFSIDLPEATVAIQVSGTFGSRQEEAQRLGRVLRPKADGHQAHFYSVVARDTIDQDFAAHRQRFLAEQGYAYRIVDADELLAP; encoded by the coding sequence GTGAATGGACCTCTTATCGTCCAGAGTGACAAGACGCTGCTCCTGGAGGTCGACCACGAGCTCGCCGACGCCTGTCGGCGGGCCATCGCGCCGTTCGCCGAGCTGGAGCGGGCGCCCGAGCACATCCACACGTACCGGCTGACGCCCCTCGGGCTGTGGAACGCGCGGGCCGCCGGGCACGACGCCGAGCAGGTCGTCGACGCGCTCGTCGAGTACTCGCGCTATCCCGTCCCGCACGCGCTGCTCGTCGACATCGCCGAGACCATGGCCCGCTACGGGCGTCTCACCCTGTCCAAGCATCCGACGCACGGGCTCGTGCTGACCAGTACCGACCGGCCCGTGCTCGAGGAGATCCTGCGGTCGCGGAAGGTGCAGCCGCTGGTCGGGGAGCGCATCGACCCCGACACCGTCGTGGTGCACCCCTCCGAGCGCGGGCAGATCAAGCAGACGCTGCTGAAGCTGGGATGGCCCGCCGAGGACCTCGCCGGATACGTCGACGGCGAGGCGCACCGGATCGATCTCGCCGAGGACGGCTGGGCCCTGCGGCCTTATCAGAGGCAGGCCGTCGAGGGCTTCTGGCACGGCGGGTCCGGGGTCGTCGTGCTGCCCTGCGGCGCGGGGAAGACGCTGGTGGGGGCCGGTGCGATGGCCCAGGCCAAGGCGACCACGCTCATTCTCGTCACCAACACCGTCTCCGCCCGCCAGTGGAAGCACGAGCTGGTCAAGCGGACCTCGCTCACCGAGGACGAGATCGGCGAGTACAGCGGTACGAAGAAGGAGATCCGTCCGGTCACCATCGCCACGTACCAGGTGCTCACGACCAAGCGGAAGGGGATCTACCCCCACCTGGAGCTGTTCGACTCGCGGGACTGGGGCCTGATCGTCTACGACGAGGTGCATCTGCTTCCGGCGCCCGTCTTCAAGTTCACCGCCGACCTCCAGGCACGGCGCCGTCTCGGCCTGACCGCCACCCTGGTCCGCGAGGACGGCCGTGAGTCCGACGTCTTCTCGCTCATCGGGCCCAAGCGGTTCGACGCGCCCTGGAAGGAGATCGAGGCACAGGGCTACATCGCGCCCGCCGACTGCGTCGAGGTCCGGGTCAACCTGACCGACTCCGAGCGGCTCGCCTACGCCACTGCCGAGGCCGAGGAGAAGTACCGGTTCTGCGCCACGACCGCGACGAAGCGGAAGGTGACGGAGGCCCTCGTGAAGAAGTTCGAGGGACAGCAGATCCTCGTCATCGGGCAGTACATCGACCAGCTCGACGAGCTCGGCGAACACCTGGACGCGCCCGTCATCAAGGGCGAGACCCCGAACGCCCAGCGCGAGAAGCTCTTCGACGCGTTCCGGACCGGCGAGATCAGCGTGCTCGTCGTGTCGAAGGTCGCGAACTTCTCCATCGACCTGCCCGAGGCGACCGTCGCGATCCAGGTGTCCGGCACCTTCGGCTCCCGCCAGGAGGAGGCACAGCGTCTCGGCCGGGTGCTCCGGCCGAAGGCCGACGGCCACCAGGCGCACTTCTACTCGGTGGTCGCCCGCGACACCATCGACCAGGACTTCGCCGCCCACCGGCAGCGATTCCTCGCCGAGCAGGGGTACGCGTACCGGATCGTCGACGCGGACGAGCTGCTCGCGCCCTGA
- a CDS encoding metalloregulator ArsR/SmtB family transcription factor, translated as MTDAQDEAGAFRALADPTRRQILEDLRGGELAAGEIAAGFAISAPSVSRHLGVLKGAGLVTERRDGNRILYTLAEERLALCIGRFLSTVCPEQIVLRHTTWRRGAQSEGS; from the coding sequence ATGACAGATGCCCAGGACGAGGCGGGGGCCTTCCGGGCGCTCGCCGATCCGACGAGACGCCAGATCCTCGAGGACCTCAGAGGCGGCGAGCTGGCCGCCGGTGAGATCGCCGCCGGGTTCGCCATCAGCGCGCCCTCCGTCTCCCGCCACCTCGGCGTGCTCAAGGGCGCCGGTCTGGTCACCGAGCGGCGTGACGGCAACCGGATCCTCTACACGCTCGCCGAGGAACGCCTGGCCCTGTGCATCGGTCGGTTCCTCAGCACCGTCTGCCCCGAGCAGATCGTGCTCCGCCACACCACATGGCGCCGCGGGGCGCAGAGCGAGGGATCATGA
- a CDS encoding DUF2071 domain-containing protein produces MRQPRLSSVIERRLLVNYRVAPDTAARLLPAPLRPQVVNGHAVAGICLLRLGKVRPVWAPEVFGPSSENAAHRIAVEWDGPDGVETGVYIPRRDTASRLNAWAGGRVFPGEHGRADFEVHETPGRTRVALATRDGGIRVDVTVEPADELHGSRLFPDLAAASRFFRAGAKGLSPTGAGHLEGMELHTDAWHVEAGRVRAAASSFFDDPDRFPPGSATLDCVLIMRNVPAEWRPLPAVATGRDAGRAA; encoded by the coding sequence ATGAGGCAGCCACGACTGTCCAGCGTCATCGAACGAAGGCTTCTGGTGAACTACCGGGTCGCCCCGGACACCGCGGCACGCCTGCTCCCCGCGCCCCTGCGCCCGCAGGTGGTGAACGGCCACGCGGTCGCCGGCATCTGCCTCCTGCGCCTGGGAAAGGTGCGGCCGGTCTGGGCACCCGAGGTGTTCGGGCCCAGCAGTGAGAACGCGGCCCATCGGATCGCCGTCGAATGGGACGGACCCGACGGCGTCGAGACCGGCGTCTACATCCCGCGGCGCGACACGGCCTCGCGGCTCAACGCCTGGGCCGGAGGCCGCGTCTTCCCCGGGGAACACGGCCGCGCCGACTTCGAGGTGCACGAGACGCCCGGCCGCACCCGGGTCGCCCTGGCCACCCGGGACGGCGGCATCCGGGTGGACGTCACCGTCGAGCCCGCCGACGAACTGCACGGCAGCCGGCTCTTCCCCGACCTCGCGGCGGCTTCCCGCTTCTTCCGGGCGGGGGCCAAGGGCCTCTCGCCCACCGGCGCGGGCCACCTGGAAGGCATGGAGCTGCACACCGACGCCTGGCACGTGGAAGCCGGCCGGGTCCGCGCCGCCGCGTCGTCCTTCTTCGACGACCCGGACCGCTTCCCGCCGGGGAGCGCCACCCTGGACTGCGTACTGATCATGCGGAACGTCCCCGCCGAGTGGCGCCCCCTCCCGGCGGTGGCCACCGGGAGAGACGCCGGACGCGCCGCCTGA
- a CDS encoding helicase C-terminal domain-containing protein codes for MGIGELDREAHVPEVTGAAAAPRTLAEALRARGDEGLAALLRARPDLLSPVPNDLTQLATRAGTRGSVVRALERLDRFALQTAEALAVAQDPAPYPVLLGLLTGDEGDAEIEAALPGAVALLREQALVWGEDDRLRLVRTARELLAPSAQHPSPTGLGPTVAEATSGMSPGRVQEIIAAAGLAATHDPVSAVAALTALFTDRDRMGSLLDTASPDALSVLDRLVWGPPYGEVTAKPAAPVQWLRDHGLLLPVSPRTMVLPREVALHLRGGRAHRAPEPVAPVLRVLREYRPQVVDSAAAGQAQLALATVEELLKSWDRGGPQVLRAGGLSVRDLKRTAAALDVSEETAAFWLELCYAAGLLASDGEADERYAPTPAYDDWLDLPPAERWALLVTPWLTATRTSGLVGGQDTKGRTLSVLGPDLDRSPAPEVRHRVLGLLATLPPGSSVEPESLFARLRWERPLRGASAVEESGDLRSRLARWALAEAELLGLTGRGALSGPARALLNLPLAEAASAGELGGGVELSVAAGRAATLLAPLLPEAVDHVLLQADLTAVAPGPLRRPLADALAVLADVESKGGATVYRFTPGSVRRALDSGQTATDLHEFLKAHSRTPVPQPLAYLIDDVARRHGHLRVGAASAYVRCDDDTVLGEILADRRSSPLGLRRLAPTVLAAQADPVALLDGLRSMGYAPAAESTTGDVLITRADAYRTGARTAPVPVPDGPPAPDTTLLGAAVKAIRAGDRAATAVRKEPAAAPTAAGALPRTSAAETLATVQAAAMTGSAVWIGYVNAEGGASQRVIAPVRVEGGFVTAYDHTADEVRTYPLHRITGVAELADDQV; via the coding sequence ATGGGGATCGGTGAGCTCGACCGGGAGGCGCACGTGCCCGAGGTAACTGGCGCCGCCGCGGCGCCCCGCACACTCGCTGAGGCGCTGCGCGCGCGGGGCGACGAGGGGCTCGCCGCACTGTTGCGTGCCCGGCCCGATCTGCTGAGTCCGGTGCCGAACGATCTGACGCAGCTGGCGACGCGCGCCGGGACGCGGGGTTCGGTGGTGCGGGCCCTGGAGCGGCTCGACCGGTTCGCCCTCCAGACGGCCGAAGCGCTCGCGGTGGCTCAGGACCCGGCGCCCTACCCCGTGCTCCTGGGGCTGCTCACCGGCGACGAGGGCGACGCGGAGATCGAGGCGGCGCTGCCGGGTGCGGTGGCGCTGCTGCGCGAGCAGGCGCTGGTGTGGGGCGAGGACGACCGGCTGCGGCTGGTGCGGACGGCGCGGGAGCTGCTCGCGCCGTCGGCGCAGCATCCGTCGCCGACGGGTCTGGGGCCGACGGTGGCCGAGGCGACGTCGGGGATGTCGCCGGGCCGGGTACAGGAGATCATCGCGGCCGCGGGGCTGGCGGCGACGCACGATCCGGTGTCGGCGGTGGCGGCGCTGACGGCGCTGTTCACGGACCGGGACCGGATGGGGTCGCTGCTCGACACGGCGTCTCCCGACGCGCTGTCCGTGCTCGACCGGCTGGTGTGGGGTCCGCCGTACGGCGAGGTGACGGCGAAGCCGGCGGCTCCGGTGCAGTGGCTCCGCGACCACGGCCTGCTGCTTCCGGTGTCGCCGCGGACGATGGTGCTGCCGCGTGAGGTGGCGCTGCATCTGCGGGGCGGACGGGCGCACCGGGCGCCGGAGCCGGTGGCGCCGGTGCTGCGGGTGCTGCGGGAGTACCGCCCGCAGGTGGTGGACAGTGCGGCGGCCGGGCAGGCGCAGCTGGCGCTCGCGACGGTCGAGGAGCTGCTGAAGTCCTGGGACCGGGGCGGGCCGCAGGTGCTGCGGGCGGGCGGTCTGTCCGTACGGGATCTGAAGCGGACGGCGGCGGCGCTCGACGTCTCGGAGGAGACGGCGGCGTTCTGGCTGGAGCTCTGTTACGCGGCGGGGCTGCTCGCGTCGGACGGTGAGGCCGACGAGCGGTACGCGCCGACGCCGGCGTACGACGACTGGCTCGATCTGCCGCCGGCGGAGCGCTGGGCGCTGCTCGTCACGCCGTGGCTGACGGCGACCCGTACGTCGGGTCTGGTCGGCGGTCAGGACACGAAGGGCCGGACGCTGTCGGTGCTCGGTCCTGATCTGGACCGGTCGCCCGCGCCGGAGGTCCGGCACCGGGTGCTCGGGCTGCTGGCGACGCTGCCGCCCGGTTCGTCGGTGGAGCCCGAGTCGTTGTTCGCGCGGCTGCGGTGGGAGCGGCCGCTGCGGGGCGCGTCGGCCGTGGAGGAGAGCGGCGACCTGCGGTCGCGGCTGGCCCGGTGGGCGCTGGCGGAGGCGGAGCTGCTCGGTCTGACGGGGCGGGGTGCCCTGTCGGGGCCGGCGCGTGCGCTGCTGAACCTTCCGCTGGCGGAGGCGGCGTCCGCCGGGGAGCTGGGCGGGGGCGTCGAACTGTCGGTGGCGGCGGGCCGGGCGGCGACGCTCCTGGCGCCGCTGCTGCCGGAGGCCGTCGACCACGTCCTCCTCCAGGCGGACCTGACGGCGGTGGCGCCGGGGCCGCTGCGGCGGCCGCTCGCCGATGCGCTCGCGGTGCTCGCGGACGTGGAATCGAAGGGTGGCGCGACGGTCTACCGGTTCACGCCGGGGTCCGTACGGCGGGCGCTCGACTCCGGCCAGACCGCCACGGACCTGCACGAATTCCTCAAGGCGCACTCTCGGACGCCGGTCCCCCAGCCTCTCGCGTACCTGATCGACGACGTGGCGAGACGCCACGGTCATCTGCGGGTGGGGGCGGCGTCGGCGTATGTGCGCTGCGACGACGACACGGTGCTGGGCGAGATCCTGGCGGACCGCCGCTCGTCGCCCCTGGGCCTGCGGCGGCTCGCGCCGACGGTGCTCGCGGCGCAGGCGGATCCGGTGGCGCTGCTCGACGGGCTGCGGTCGATGGGGTACGCGCCGGCGGCCGAGTCGACGACGGGCGACGTCCTCATCACGCGGGCGGACGCCTACCGGACGGGTGCGCGTACGGCCCCGGTGCCGGTGCCGGACGGCCCGCCGGCTCCCGACACGACGCTGCTCGGCGCTGCGGTCAAGGCGATCCGCGCGGGCGACCGGGCGGCGACGGCGGTCCGCAAGGAACCGGCCGCGGCCCCGACGGCGGCGGGCGCGCTGCCGCGCACGTCGGCGGCGGAGACCCTGGCGACGGTCCAGGCGGCGGCGATGACGGGGTCGGCGGTCTGGATCGGCTATGTGAACGCGGAGGGCGGCGCGAGCCAGCGGGTGATCGCCCCGGTGCGGGTGGAGGGCGGCTTCGTGACGGCCTACGACCACACGGCGGACGAGGTCCGTACGTATCCGCTGCACCGGATCACGGGCGTGGCGGAACTGGCGGACGACCAGGTGTAG
- a CDS encoding ABC transporter ATP-binding protein, producing MSRLTARELTLAYEDRTVVHELDLAIPDGKVTVIVGPNACGKSTTLRALGRLLRPAGGAVLLDGEELAKLPTKRIARSIGLLPQTPVAPEAITVADLVSRGRQPHQAWWKQWSEEDERAVVEAMDRTDVAALADRSVDELSGGQRQRVWIAMALAQETDLLLLDEPTTYLDISHQVEVLDLVRRLNRLRGRTVVLVLHDLNQAARYADHLIAMKAGRVVAEGPPGEVVTEELVRDVFGLASVVVPDPVTGSPLVVPGAPWHADAETADAEVPAG from the coding sequence GTGAGCAGGCTGACCGCGCGCGAGCTGACGCTCGCCTACGAGGACCGCACCGTCGTCCACGAGCTGGACCTGGCGATCCCCGACGGCAAGGTGACGGTGATCGTCGGCCCCAACGCCTGCGGGAAGTCGACCACCCTGCGGGCGCTCGGCCGGCTCCTCAGGCCGGCGGGCGGCGCGGTCCTCCTCGACGGGGAGGAGCTGGCGAAGCTCCCGACGAAGCGGATCGCCCGCTCGATCGGGCTGCTTCCGCAGACCCCGGTCGCGCCGGAGGCGATCACCGTCGCCGACCTGGTCTCGCGCGGCCGTCAGCCGCACCAGGCCTGGTGGAAGCAGTGGTCGGAGGAGGACGAGCGGGCCGTCGTCGAGGCGATGGACCGCACGGACGTGGCCGCGCTCGCCGACCGCTCGGTGGACGAACTGTCGGGCGGTCAGCGGCAGCGGGTGTGGATCGCGATGGCCCTCGCCCAGGAGACCGATCTGCTGCTCCTCGACGAGCCCACGACCTACCTGGACATCTCCCACCAGGTGGAGGTCCTCGACCTGGTCCGCCGCCTCAACCGGCTGCGCGGCCGCACGGTCGTCCTCGTGCTCCACGACCTGAACCAGGCGGCCCGGTACGCCGACCACCTGATCGCCATGAAGGCGGGCCGGGTGGTGGCGGAGGGGCCGCCCGGGGAGGTCGTGACGGAGGAACTCGTCCGCGACGTCTTCGGGCTGGCGTCGGTCGTCGTCCCGGATCCGGTGACGGGGTCGCCGCTGGTGGTGCCGGGGGCGCCGTGGCACGCGGACGCGGAGACGGCGGACGCGGAGGTTCCCGCGGGGTGA
- a CDS encoding FecCD family ABC transporter permease, with translation MSTLAPVRPPKGTPRPAGYGLVRAGGASFLVHRRSAAVTAGLLLLLAASSVAYLCVGERFVEPSEVVRVLLGQPSPSTFVVAELREPRLVVALAVGAAFGVAGALIQTVARNPLASPDIIGISQGAGAVTVAAMTFGIGSYTVLPYLSIAGGVVAAALVYVFAWRGGLHATRFVLIGIGFAIALRSLTTLFMTKGDFLVAQQAQIWMTGSLNGRGWDESAPIRWTLLLMLPAVLWAARAQRTVSLDDDTATALGVRLGRVRLGLVAVGVVLASVATGVAGPVDFVALLAPQIARRMTRTAQIPLLSSALTGAVVVVLADLLGRRLLSPIELPVGVLTAAVGAPYLIWLIVRSRTAASAGGKA, from the coding sequence GTGAGCACCCTCGCCCCCGTCCGGCCCCCAAAGGGCACGCCACGGCCCGCCGGGTACGGGCTCGTGCGCGCCGGCGGCGCCTCGTTCCTGGTGCACCGGCGGTCCGCCGCCGTCACCGCGGGCCTGCTGCTGCTCCTGGCCGCGTCCTCCGTCGCGTACCTCTGCGTCGGTGAGCGGTTCGTCGAGCCCTCCGAGGTCGTACGGGTGCTCCTCGGGCAGCCGTCGCCCTCGACGTTCGTCGTGGCGGAGCTGCGGGAACCCCGGCTCGTCGTCGCGCTGGCCGTCGGCGCCGCGTTCGGGGTGGCCGGAGCGCTGATCCAGACCGTGGCCCGCAACCCGCTGGCCAGCCCCGACATCATCGGCATCAGCCAGGGCGCGGGCGCGGTCACCGTCGCCGCGATGACCTTCGGGATCGGCTCGTACACCGTGCTGCCGTACCTCTCGATCGCGGGCGGTGTCGTCGCCGCGGCGCTCGTGTACGTGTTCGCGTGGCGCGGCGGGCTGCACGCGACGCGGTTCGTCCTCATCGGCATCGGGTTCGCGATCGCGCTGCGGTCGCTCACCACCCTGTTCATGACCAAGGGCGACTTCCTCGTCGCCCAGCAGGCCCAGATCTGGATGACCGGCTCGCTCAACGGGCGCGGCTGGGACGAGTCCGCGCCGATCCGCTGGACGCTGCTGCTCATGCTGCCCGCCGTGCTGTGGGCGGCCCGGGCACAGCGGACCGTCTCCCTCGACGACGACACGGCGACGGCGCTCGGCGTGCGGCTCGGGCGGGTCCGGCTCGGGCTCGTCGCGGTGGGGGTCGTGCTCGCGTCGGTGGCGACGGGTGTCGCGGGTCCGGTCGACTTCGTGGCGCTGCTCGCGCCGCAGATCGCCCGCCGCATGACCCGCACCGCGCAGATCCCGCTGCTCTCCTCGGCGCTGACCGGCGCCGTGGTCGTCGTCCTCGCCGACCTGCTCGGCCGGCGGCTCCTGTCGCCGATCGAGCTTCCGGTGGGCGTCCTCACGGCGGCCGTCGGGGCCCCGTATCTGATCTGGCTCATCGTCCGGAGCCGTACCGCAGCATCCGCAGGAGGCAAGGCGTGA
- a CDS encoding FecCD family ABC transporter permease has translation MPAAFRSRRVLATSAALVALFLAVLLSLAVGARAIAPSTVFDALLHGGTSPDAEVVRQLRVPRTLIGLMVGAALALAGTALQGITRNPIADPGILGISQGSSVGVVLAIAFFGVHTLTGYVWFAFAGAALAAVAVHAIASSGRGGATPVKLALGGAAINALLLSVTTGVLTTKASALDEFRFWQIGSLDGRDAQIVGQIWPFLLLGAVLVVSVARGLDALALGEDVAKGLGQRVATVRIVGGIGATVLTGAGVAAAGPVAFVGLAVPHIARAVVGSDHRWVLPMAAVVGPVMLLVADVAGRIVFPPGEVPAGVMTALIGVPFLVTLVRRKAVAA, from the coding sequence ATGCCAGCCGCTTTCCGTTCCAGACGGGTCCTCGCGACCTCGGCGGCTCTCGTCGCCCTGTTCCTCGCCGTGCTCCTGAGCCTCGCCGTCGGCGCCCGCGCCATCGCCCCGTCCACGGTGTTCGACGCCCTGCTGCACGGCGGCACGAGTCCCGACGCCGAGGTCGTACGGCAGCTGCGGGTGCCCAGGACCCTCATCGGGCTGATGGTCGGCGCGGCCCTCGCGCTCGCCGGCACCGCCCTCCAGGGCATCACCCGCAACCCGATCGCCGACCCCGGCATCCTCGGCATCAGCCAGGGCTCCTCGGTCGGCGTCGTCCTCGCCATCGCCTTCTTCGGGGTGCACACGCTCACCGGGTACGTGTGGTTCGCCTTCGCCGGAGCCGCGCTCGCCGCGGTCGCCGTCCACGCCATCGCGTCCAGCGGGCGCGGCGGGGCGACGCCCGTGAAGCTGGCGCTCGGCGGGGCGGCGATCAACGCGCTGCTGCTCTCCGTCACCACCGGCGTCCTCACCACCAAGGCCTCCGCGCTCGACGAGTTCCGGTTCTGGCAGATCGGCTCCCTCGACGGGCGTGACGCCCAGATCGTCGGCCAGATCTGGCCCTTCCTGCTGCTCGGCGCGGTCCTCGTCGTCTCCGTGGCGCGCGGGCTCGACGCGCTCGCGCTCGGCGAGGACGTCGCCAAGGGGCTCGGGCAGCGGGTCGCGACCGTGCGGATCGTCGGCGGGATCGGCGCGACCGTCCTGACCGGCGCGGGGGTGGCCGCCGCCGGGCCCGTCGCCTTCGTCGGCCTCGCCGTCCCGCACATCGCGCGGGCCGTCGTCGGCTCCGACCACCGGTGGGTGCTGCCGATGGCCGCGGTCGTCGGACCGGTGATGCTGCTCGTGGCGGATGTCGCCGGGCGGATCGTGTTCCCGCCGGGCGAGGTGCCGGCCGGGGTGATGACGGCGCTGATCGGGGTGCCGTTCCTGGTGACCCTCGTACGCCGGAAGGCGGTGGCCGCGTGA
- a CDS encoding HAD family hydrolase: MTTRTDNASAPPTVGFDLDLTLVDTRPGIKAAWEAFSAEYGVPVDADLVVSRLGPPLEHEMAYWVPEEQVTDMVARYRALYPAYAIEPSAPMPGARDAIRAVREAGGRTIVVTAKNGPHAELHLAHLGIEPDALAGGLWAEGKAEALRAHGARVYVGDHVGDVRGAATAGALSVAVATGPCAPEELKEAGADVVLADLTDFRAWWEGYLA; the protein is encoded by the coding sequence ATGACGACCCGCACGGACAACGCCTCCGCCCCGCCCACCGTCGGCTTCGACCTCGACCTGACACTGGTCGACACCCGCCCCGGCATCAAGGCCGCCTGGGAGGCCTTCTCGGCCGAGTACGGCGTCCCCGTCGACGCGGACCTCGTCGTCAGCCGCCTGGGCCCGCCCCTGGAGCACGAGATGGCGTACTGGGTCCCCGAGGAGCAGGTCACCGACATGGTGGCCCGCTACCGCGCGCTCTACCCCGCGTACGCGATCGAGCCGTCGGCGCCGATGCCGGGCGCGCGGGACGCCATCCGGGCCGTGCGCGAGGCGGGCGGCCGCACCATCGTCGTCACCGCGAAGAACGGCCCGCACGCCGAGCTGCACCTCGCGCACCTCGGCATCGAACCGGACGCGCTCGCCGGCGGCCTGTGGGCCGAGGGCAAGGCAGAGGCCCTGCGCGCCCACGGCGCCCGGGTGTACGTCGGCGACCACGTCGGCGACGTCCGCGGCGCCGCCACGGCCGGCGCCCTCTCGGTGGCCGTCGCCACCGGCCCCTGCGCCCCCGAGGAACTCAAGGAGGCGGGCGCCGACGTCGTCCTCGCCGACCTGACGGACTTCCGCGCCTGGTGGGAGGGGTACCTGGCCTGA